The Sulfitobacter sp. SK011 genome has a window encoding:
- a CDS encoding GntR family transcriptional regulator, which translates to MNKAFSENPQANSKKSLKGEAQVDRIYAHVFDAIVDHRLQPGTHLKEDELCELFGIGRTRLRKVLSRLAADHVVELVVNRGAFVARPSVDEAREVFRARRLIEGDLTRRAAERRDTGMKAALEQHMHCEHEAREAGDTSRVIRRCGRYHQVLADQADSPIMARFVRELIARSSLIIAVYEAKAPSECEIDEHRLLSDLVVSGKADEAVELMNTHLQGIEDRLLLKASHKEQNGLISSLGSFSP; encoded by the coding sequence ATGAACAAGGCTTTTTCGGAAAATCCGCAGGCGAACAGTAAGAAAAGTCTTAAGGGTGAAGCGCAGGTTGACCGAATCTATGCGCATGTTTTTGATGCGATTGTGGATCATCGACTGCAACCGGGAACCCACCTCAAGGAAGATGAGCTTTGCGAGCTTTTTGGCATCGGCCGTACCCGCCTGCGAAAGGTTCTTTCGCGGCTCGCGGCTGATCATGTCGTTGAATTGGTCGTCAACCGCGGTGCCTTTGTCGCTCGCCCCTCGGTAGACGAAGCGCGCGAAGTTTTTCGTGCGCGCCGCCTGATCGAAGGTGACCTGACCCGCCGTGCTGCTGAACGGCGTGACACTGGTATGAAGGCCGCACTCGAACAGCATATGCACTGCGAACACGAAGCGCGTGAAGCCGGTGACACCAGTCGGGTCATACGCCGCTGCGGCAGGTATCATCAGGTTTTGGCCGATCAGGCAGATAGCCCGATTATGGCGCGTTTTGTTCGTGAGCTGATCGCGCGTTCATCGCTCATTATCGCTGTCTACGAAGCCAAGGCCCCTAGCGAATGCGAGATCGATGAGCATCGTTTGCTTTCCGATCTGGTGGTTTCTGGCAAAGCGGATGAAGCTGTCGAACTCATGAACACGCATTTGCAGGGCATCGAAGATCGGTTGCTGCTTAAGGCCAGCCACAAAGAGCAGAACGGACTTATCAGCAGTCTTGGTTCATTTTCTCCCTAA
- a CDS encoding ABC transporter permease has translation MIAFVLRRLIQSVLVMLAVALIAFTMFRFIGDPVNSMLPENATSEQRTELREQLGLDQSVTVQFARFVTGAVQGDFGISYRNKRPVAEMIAERLPATLELVLAAAVFALLLGVPMGIYTALHPKGVISNLLQTVSLIGISVPTFVTGILLILVFSVWLNWLPSFGRGDTVQLGWWSTGFLTWTGLKSLILPAVMLGLFQVTLIMRLVRAEMMEVLRSDFVRFARARGLTNRAVHFGHALGNTLMPVITIVGLQLGSMIAFAIITETVFQWPGMGLLFIQAVSFADIPVMSAYLVMVALVFVAINMIVDLLYFAIDPRLSASA, from the coding sequence ATGATCGCTTTTGTCCTGCGGCGTCTAATCCAATCGGTTTTGGTCATGCTCGCTGTCGCGCTCATTGCCTTCACCATGTTTCGCTTCATTGGCGATCCTGTGAACAGCATGTTGCCTGAGAACGCAACGTCGGAGCAACGCACCGAATTACGCGAACAGCTTGGTCTGGACCAATCCGTGACTGTCCAATTTGCGCGTTTTGTTACAGGTGCTGTTCAGGGCGACTTTGGAATTTCCTACCGCAATAAACGTCCCGTTGCCGAAATGATCGCAGAACGCCTGCCCGCGACACTCGAACTGGTTCTTGCCGCCGCCGTCTTTGCTTTGTTGTTGGGCGTACCGATGGGGATCTATACCGCCCTGCATCCAAAAGGCGTGATCTCGAACCTTCTTCAAACCGTATCGTTAATCGGTATTTCTGTACCAACTTTTGTAACAGGAATCCTGTTGATCCTCGTCTTTTCGGTCTGGTTGAACTGGTTGCCCTCCTTTGGCCGCGGCGACACAGTTCAACTCGGCTGGTGGAGTACTGGCTTTCTAACTTGGACTGGCCTCAAATCGCTGATCCTGCCTGCTGTTATGCTCGGATTGTTTCAGGTCACCTTGATCATGCGCCTGGTCCGGGCCGAAATGATGGAAGTCCTGCGCTCGGATTTCGTACGCTTTGCCCGCGCGCGCGGTCTAACGAACCGGGCCGTCCACTTCGGCCATGCGCTTGGGAACACCCTGATGCCGGTGATCACCATCGTGGGGCTTCAACTTGGCTCCATGATCGCCTTTGCCATCATTACTGAAACGGTCTTTCAATGGCCCGGAATGGGCCTGTTGTTTATCCAGGCCGTCAGCTTTGCCGATATCCCGGTCATGTCCGCCTACCTCGTGATGGTCGCTTTGGTGTTTGTCGCAATCAACATGATTGTCGATCTGCTCTACTTCGCCATCGATCCACGCCTGTCCGCAAGCGCCTAA
- a CDS encoding IS6 family transposase: MPSKQPFKRRRFPAAIILCAVRMYLRYPLSYQDVADLLAERGVDVDRSTVFRWVQKFGPELSQRTEKHLSRASLNWHVDETYLRVGGKWRYLWRAIDADGRLVDFKLTARRDAKAAKVFLIKAIERVRLHRPVSICTDKAQTYRKVIREINHHYDPHFDYITHIDRKYLNNRVESDHAALKRLLGYRQSFRSLQSAKVTLRGMETIRTIKNGHIDSRPPGVRGEIAFVNNLFGLAA, from the coding sequence ATGCCGAGCAAACAACCATTCAAGCGCCGTCGTTTTCCTGCCGCGATCATTCTGTGTGCTGTACGGATGTACCTGCGATATCCACTTTCCTATCAGGATGTGGCTGATCTGCTAGCTGAACGTGGTGTGGACGTGGATAGATCAACTGTGTTCCGTTGGGTGCAGAAATTTGGACCGGAGCTATCCCAGCGCACCGAGAAACATCTTAGCCGCGCAAGCCTGAATTGGCATGTTGATGAAACATATCTTCGGGTAGGTGGGAAATGGCGCTATCTTTGGCGCGCAATTGATGCAGATGGACGGTTGGTGGATTTTAAACTCACTGCCAGGCGTGATGCTAAGGCTGCCAAAGTCTTTCTAATCAAAGCTATTGAACGCGTACGCCTCCATCGTCCTGTCTCAATCTGCACGGACAAGGCCCAAACCTATCGGAAGGTGATCCGTGAGATAAACCACCACTATGATCCACACTTCGACTACATCACACATATTGATCGCAAATATCTCAACAACCGCGTCGAGAGTGATCACGCCGCTTTGAAACGGCTCCTTGGATACCGGCAAAGCTTCCGATCTCTGCAATCAGCGAAGGTAACATTACGAGGGATGGAGACAATCAGGACAATCAAGAACGGGCATATTGACAGCAGACCACCAGGTGTTCGAGGGGAGATCGCTTTCGTAAACAACCTATTCGGACTGGCCGCTTGA
- a CDS encoding amidohydrolase, giving the protein MNTKADTFPIIDAHHHLWAPQSDPGQVGYVWLRNLGAMKPFGDPTPIQRDYLIDEFLAEPDPRTLAGSVHVQCDPKLPNPIAETAFIQGISDASGHPIMIVGFADLAAGDFADQLSGHLAHANLRGIRQIIAHLPDRPDISFAATNLLADLTWRGQYALLADHGLSFDLQLYPEQMPEAADFLAQHPDVSVVIDHIGSPHDLSDAGLTRWSSGMRALAHLPHVCVKLSGYAMYFRSELAGKAVRLTQDTLRMFGPDRVMFGSNFPVDSLHLTYPDLLNFVIGQVDDDPSVLEKVMYRNAHRFYRFGGT; this is encoded by the coding sequence ATGAACACGAAAGCGGATACTTTTCCGATCATCGACGCCCATCACCATCTTTGGGCACCGCAAAGTGATCCGGGGCAGGTTGGTTATGTTTGGCTGCGCAATCTTGGCGCGATGAAACCGTTTGGTGACCCGACACCGATTCAGCGTGATTACCTGATTGACGAATTTCTGGCGGAGCCGGACCCACGCACCCTCGCCGGGTCCGTGCATGTGCAATGCGATCCGAAACTGCCCAACCCGATTGCAGAGACCGCGTTTATCCAAGGCATCAGCGACGCATCCGGGCATCCGATCATGATCGTCGGTTTTGCAGATTTGGCTGCCGGAGATTTTGCCGATCAGCTTTCCGGGCATCTGGCCCATGCCAATCTGCGCGGCATTCGCCAGATCATTGCCCACCTGCCGGACAGGCCTGACATCAGCTTTGCGGCAACCAACCTGCTGGCAGATCTGACCTGGCGGGGGCAATATGCACTGCTGGCTGATCACGGGCTCAGTTTTGATCTGCAGCTCTATCCAGAACAGATGCCTGAGGCCGCAGATTTCCTGGCCCAGCATCCTGATGTTTCCGTTGTTATCGACCATATTGGGTCGCCCCATGACCTGAGCGATGCAGGGCTGACCAGATGGTCGAGCGGTATGCGCGCGCTGGCGCACTTGCCCCATGTCTGTGTCAAACTGTCCGGCTATGCGATGTATTTCCGCAGCGAACTGGCGGGAAAAGCGGTGCGGTTGACCCAAGACACACTGCGGATGTTTGGCCCGGATCGGGTGATGTTTGGCAGCAACTTTCCAGTTGACAGCCTGCATCTGACCTATCCTGATCTGCTCAATTTTGTGATCGGGCAGGTGGATGATGATCCGAGTGTTTTGGAAAAAGTGATGTACCGCAACGCGCATCGTTTTTATCGATTTGGCGGCACCTGA
- a CDS encoding ABC transporter substrate-binding protein, protein MTFYSSLKLSVAATALAIGVSGAALANTLRMADSTDIAAMDPHSMTESNTIGFLNHVYEGLVRYNQDLQVEPALATSWEYVEPTRLRFTLREGVSFHNGNPFNADDVVASLQRASHESSPVKSNIPGLKSIEKVDDYTVDLVLNGPDPIVLNYLTNMLILDQEWMAEHDALLPADIRSGRENYAVANSNGTGPFILESRQPDARTVLTVNEGWWDEPQHNLTRIEFSPIGSDATRIAALLSGELDFITPAPLQDLGRIERSEGADVIVAPELRTIMLGMNQHDKLLDSNLTDVNPLQDQRVREALWRAIDIDLIRKKIMRDLSRNTGLLVAPPVPGFDEAEDTRPAVDLEKAKALLADAGYADGFEVGFDCPNDRYVNDEEICQAITSMWSRLGVKARLNAQTKSKHFEKVLAGGSDIYMVGWATLPMLDSYSVMSALLHTPGDVMGAWNPGGYSNAEIDALTAKVAIELDPAKRTAMMTEALRIARDEVAMIPLHQQPLAWAVRSGVSIPLTADNKPRLWYAKVN, encoded by the coding sequence ATGACCTTTTACTCTTCCCTGAAACTCAGCGTTGCGGCGACCGCACTTGCTATTGGTGTATCTGGGGCGGCCCTGGCGAATACGCTGCGTATGGCGGATTCGACAGACATTGCCGCGATGGACCCGCATTCGATGACTGAAAGCAATACAATCGGCTTTCTGAACCATGTTTATGAGGGACTGGTGCGCTACAACCAAGACCTTCAGGTCGAACCGGCACTGGCGACATCTTGGGAGTATGTTGAACCAACCCGTCTGCGCTTTACACTGCGCGAAGGTGTGAGTTTTCACAACGGCAACCCGTTCAACGCGGATGACGTTGTTGCATCGCTTCAGCGGGCAAGCCACGAAAGCTCGCCAGTCAAAAGCAACATTCCCGGCCTGAAGTCGATTGAAAAGGTCGATGATTACACCGTTGATCTTGTGCTGAACGGACCTGATCCGATTGTGCTTAATTACCTGACGAACATGCTGATCCTTGACCAAGAATGGATGGCCGAACATGACGCCTTGCTGCCAGCCGACATACGCAGTGGTCGTGAGAACTATGCTGTTGCCAATTCGAATGGCACAGGGCCGTTCATATTGGAAAGCCGCCAGCCCGACGCCCGCACCGTACTCACCGTTAATGAAGGGTGGTGGGATGAACCGCAGCACAATCTGACGCGGATCGAATTCAGCCCGATCGGATCAGACGCCACACGGATTGCTGCGTTGCTGTCGGGCGAATTGGACTTCATTACGCCCGCGCCACTTCAAGACCTTGGTCGGATCGAGAGATCAGAAGGTGCCGACGTCATAGTTGCCCCAGAGCTGCGCACGATCATGTTGGGCATGAACCAGCATGATAAATTGCTCGATTCCAACCTGACCGACGTCAACCCGCTTCAAGACCAGCGTGTCCGAGAGGCGCTGTGGCGTGCCATTGACATCGATCTGATCCGCAAAAAGATCATGCGTGACCTGTCTCGAAACACCGGCCTTCTTGTTGCGCCGCCCGTACCGGGTTTTGACGAAGCTGAGGATACCCGCCCAGCCGTTGACCTTGAAAAAGCGAAGGCATTGCTCGCAGATGCTGGATATGCGGACGGATTTGAGGTTGGTTTTGACTGCCCCAATGACCGCTATGTCAATGACGAGGAAATTTGTCAGGCCATCACCTCCATGTGGTCGCGTCTGGGCGTCAAGGCACGGTTGAATGCACAGACCAAATCCAAGCACTTCGAGAAAGTTCTGGCGGGTGGGTCTGACATCTACATGGTGGGCTGGGCGACGCTGCCGATGCTGGATTCGTATAGCGTCATGTCTGCGTTGCTGCACACACCAGGCGACGTGATGGGTGCCTGGAACCCCGGTGGCTACTCAAACGCCGAAATCGACGCGCTGACGGCCAAGGTCGCAATCGAACTTGATCCGGCCAAGCGCACCGCGATGATGACAGAAGCGTTGAGAATCGCGCGCGATGAGGTGGCGATGATCCCGTTACACCAGCAGCCCCTTGCCTGGGCCGTACGCAGCGGAGTCAGCATCCCGCTGACAGCAGATAACAAGCCACGGCTTTGGTACGCCAAAGTCAATTAA
- a CDS encoding CcdB family protein gives MSKYNLHPTQVEGEYLLDVQTDLLDVQSTRMMVPVLPQAAVPNAVRSLHPAFDMDGKMFVMATHLMGAVPKAALRPPIRNFAEHGDQITRALDFLFQGY, from the coding sequence ATGTCTAAATACAATCTGCATCCGACGCAGGTCGAAGGCGAATATTTGCTGGACGTGCAAACCGATCTGCTGGATGTGCAATCCACCCGAATGATGGTGCCCGTATTGCCGCAAGCCGCTGTGCCAAACGCGGTACGTTCGCTTCATCCCGCGTTCGATATGGATGGCAAAATGTTTGTGATGGCAACGCATCTCATGGGTGCAGTGCCAAAGGCCGCGTTGCGCCCGCCGATCAGAAATTTCGCAGAGCACGGCGATCAGATCACCCGCGCTTTGGATTTCCTGTTTCAGGGGTATTAG
- a CDS encoding pyridoxal phosphate-dependent aminotransferase: MKVKIHRLFEYLLETTNAAPEAIVGFSLSGSPVLADYLNDLDPNLSLDWNNRDFRGLPELRDHVLAQAGLSAMCTPSDVLITAGAAEANYLAIMQLVQPGDEIVIETPGWPQAEVLAKAIGAHVVKVERQEADAWRLPLDRVAASVSAQTRMIFISNPNNPTGDLLNADDIAELVRIADSVGAWLLIDEVYAGLEWDGPRSASVAGMYARGITTGSVSKALGLQGLRTGWLICPDAQMVMDAVILRENASEIMNILGEVIAEVALRPDRYGPAMDKARREGAANLVQMDRWVADQEGLSWVSPRAGLIGLARLPDGIDSDEFAKVLLADPYRTFLLPGSAYDQPGHIRLGVGGGASVNLAKGLDRVSQALADWGQS, encoded by the coding sequence ATGAAAGTCAAGATACACAGGCTGTTTGAGTATCTGCTTGAAACCACCAATGCCGCACCCGAGGCGATTGTCGGTTTTTCGCTGTCCGGCTCGCCTGTGTTGGCCGATTACCTGAATGATCTGGACCCCAATCTGTCGCTGGACTGGAACAACCGGGATTTTCGCGGGCTGCCGGAACTGCGCGATCATGTGTTGGCGCAAGCGGGGTTGAGCGCCATGTGCACACCTTCGGACGTTTTGATCACTGCGGGTGCGGCAGAGGCGAACTATCTGGCAATCATGCAATTGGTACAGCCAGGCGATGAGATTGTGATCGAAACGCCCGGCTGGCCGCAAGCCGAGGTCTTGGCCAAGGCCATCGGCGCGCATGTGGTCAAGGTTGAGCGGCAGGAGGCGGACGCCTGGCGCTTGCCGCTGGACCGGGTGGCGGCCAGCGTATCGGCGCAGACCAGAATGATCTTTATCTCAAACCCCAACAATCCAACCGGTGATTTGTTAAACGCTGATGACATTGCCGAACTGGTGCGGATTGCCGACAGTGTCGGTGCGTGGCTTTTGATAGATGAGGTTTATGCGGGCCTTGAATGGGACGGGCCACGCAGCGCCTCGGTGGCGGGCATGTATGCGCGCGGCATCACGACCGGGTCAGTCAGCAAGGCCCTCGGCCTGCAAGGACTGCGCACCGGGTGGTTGATCTGTCCTGATGCGCAGATGGTGATGGATGCGGTAATCCTGCGCGAAAACGCCTCAGAGATTATGAATATCTTGGGCGAGGTGATCGCCGAGGTGGCCTTGCGCCCCGATCGCTATGGCCCCGCGATGGATAAAGCGCGGCGCGAGGGGGCGGCGAATTTGGTGCAGATGGACAGGTGGGTCGCGGACCAAGAGGGATTGAGTTGGGTCAGTCCACGTGCCGGGTTGATCGGGTTGGCGCGGTTGCCAGATGGCATCGACAGTGATGAATTCGCCAAGGTCTTGCTGGCCGACCCATACCGCACGTTTTTGCTGCCCGGCAGTGCCTATGATCAGCCGGGGCACATTCGCCTGGGTGTGGGTGGCGGCGCATCAGTGAACCTTGCCAAAGGGTTGGACAGGGTATCGCAGGCGTTGGCGGATTGGGGGCAATCATGA
- a CDS encoding MBL fold metallo-hydrolase, with amino-acid sequence MRNQVTLKGKPKRLAVLDYGLFEVHAGPRTIGICGTLIETDVGEVVLIDTGFPQKYAVDADAATREDELGSFGRVLSVTPDNMPGPQLAKLGLRKSDVTLMIQSHTHIDHVGDMAGYPQAPILMSADERALPRPLYWSGKQALEWPDRDYHLIDKDITLGPDFEILHCPGHAPGQLAFMVRLPHTGWVLLTSDAISRASEIDEKFAGSWDVDQAIYHADRLMALAKERDALVIYGHGPEQWPDLKKAPDWFT; translated from the coding sequence ATGAGAAACCAAGTGACGCTAAAGGGCAAACCGAAACGCCTTGCCGTGCTGGATTACGGGCTCTTTGAGGTCCACGCTGGACCGCGCACGATTGGCATTTGCGGGACGTTGATCGAAACCGACGTGGGCGAAGTTGTGCTGATCGACACCGGGTTTCCGCAAAAATATGCAGTGGATGCCGACGCCGCAACACGCGAGGACGAGCTGGGCAGTTTTGGGCGCGTCCTGTCAGTTACACCCGACAACATGCCGGGGCCGCAGCTGGCCAAGCTTGGGCTGCGCAAGTCTGATGTGACTTTGATGATCCAAAGCCATACGCACATTGATCACGTCGGCGACATGGCAGGCTACCCCCAGGCACCAATTTTGATGTCAGCCGATGAACGCGCCCTGCCCCGCCCGCTTTACTGGTCGGGCAAGCAGGCACTGGAATGGCCCGACCGCGACTATCATCTGATCGACAAGGACATAACGCTTGGCCCTGATTTCGAGATCCTGCATTGCCCCGGTCATGCGCCGGGCCAATTGGCGTTTATGGTGCGTCTGCCACATACCGGTTGGGTTCTGCTGACCTCAGACGCGATCAGCCGTGCATCCGAAATCGACGAGAAATTTGCCGGCTCTTGGGATGTGGATCAGGCAATCTATCACGCAGACCGGTTGATGGCCTTGGCCAAAGAACGGGATGCTCTGGTGATTTATGGGCACGGCCCCGAACAATGGCCCGACCTGAAAAAGGCACCTGACTGGTTTACGTGA
- the xylB gene encoding xylulokinase translates to MFLGLDLGTSGLRALLVDETGTTIGAAEAHYSVSHPHPGWSEQDPQHWLDALATTLAALRADHADAVSKLRGIGISGHMHGATLIDEKGAVLRPCILWNDTRSHAEAAHLDADPQVRALSGNIVFPGFTAPKCMWVATHEPQVFALIAKVLLPKDYLSYWLIGRAVSEMSDAAGTSWLDVGARAWSDVLLTASGMRRDQMPDLVEGSQVAGTVDDSRAAQLGLPKGVQVVGGGADNAAAACGVGALHEGQGFVSLGTSGVLLAARDSFAPMPASAVHTFCHAIPDAWYQMGVILAATDSLNWLSGILETPAGDLAGALDDHIGEPQQVRFLPYLSGERTPHNDSSIRGAFLGLDIGTDRAALVRSVMEGVSFALRDSLEALKSTGARLDRVLAIGGGARSPHWVELLATILDLPVDLPAQGEFGAALGAARLAICGVTGADPKKVMTPPLVQKTIHPRQDVSAQYEAAYQRFHASYPVLRQLRCR, encoded by the coding sequence GTGTTTCTAGGATTGGACCTTGGTACATCTGGCCTGCGGGCACTGCTGGTCGACGAAACCGGCACCACCATCGGCGCGGCAGAGGCGCATTATAGCGTGAGCCACCCGCATCCGGGATGGAGCGAACAGGACCCGCAACACTGGTTGGATGCGCTTGCCACAACCCTTGCCGCGTTGCGCGCAGATCATGCAGATGCAGTGTCGAAGCTGCGGGGCATCGGCATTTCAGGGCATATGCACGGTGCGACGCTGATTGATGAAAAAGGCGCGGTGCTGCGGCCATGTATCTTGTGGAATGACACCCGCAGTCATGCAGAAGCCGCGCATCTTGATGCTGACCCGCAGGTGCGCGCATTGTCTGGCAATATTGTATTTCCCGGCTTTACGGCCCCCAAATGCATGTGGGTGGCGACACATGAACCACAGGTGTTTGCCTTGATCGCAAAGGTACTGCTGCCCAAGGATTACCTGTCATATTGGTTAATCGGGCGGGCGGTCTCAGAAATGTCCGATGCTGCTGGCACCTCATGGCTGGATGTGGGTGCACGTGCCTGGTCCGACGTGTTGTTGACCGCATCCGGCATGCGCCGCGACCAGATGCCTGATTTAGTTGAGGGCAGCCAGGTGGCAGGCACGGTTGATGACAGCCGCGCCGCTCAGCTGGGGTTGCCGAAGGGCGTGCAGGTTGTCGGCGGTGGTGCCGACAACGCAGCGGCGGCTTGCGGTGTTGGCGCGCTGCACGAAGGGCAGGGGTTCGTCTCGCTCGGCACCTCGGGTGTGCTGTTGGCCGCCCGCGACAGTTTTGCGCCGATGCCCGCCTCTGCCGTTCATACGTTTTGCCATGCCATTCCCGATGCCTGGTATCAGATGGGGGTCATTCTGGCGGCCACGGACAGCCTGAACTGGTTGTCGGGCATTCTGGAAACACCGGCAGGGGACCTGGCAGGTGCGCTGGATGATCACATTGGCGAACCGCAGCAGGTGCGGTTTCTGCCCTATTTGTCCGGCGAACGGACCCCGCATAACGACAGCTCCATTCGCGGCGCATTTCTGGGCCTCGACATCGGCACGGACCGCGCAGCGCTGGTGCGCAGTGTGATGGAAGGGGTCAGCTTTGCCTTGCGCGACAGTCTGGAGGCACTGAAATCGACGGGTGCCAGGCTGGACCGCGTGCTGGCCATCGGCGGTGGCGCACGGTCACCCCATTGGGTCGAGTTGTTGGCGACCATTCTCGACCTTCCTGTTGATCTGCCCGCGCAGGGCGAATTCGGTGCCGCACTGGGCGCCGCAAGGTTGGCGATTTGTGGGGTCACAGGGGCCGATCCGAAAAAGGTCATGACGCCGCCATTGGTTCAAAAAACAATCCACCCGCGGCAGGATGTATCGGCGCAATATGAGGCGGCGTACCAACGGTTTCACGCCAGTTACCCGGTGCTCAGGCAGTTGCGTTGTCGCTGA